A window of Yoonia sp. SS1-5 genomic DNA:
CTGATCGACAAATGCATCCTCTGACGATCTGATCACAGCAGCATCAAGGACAGTGCGATCAAGGAACGATTGCGGATAATCGCGCCCGCTATGCGGCGACGCGAAGATGACACTGGTCGTGCGGGCCGCCGGGCGGGCAAGATGATAGGCTGTTTGATGCAAGAAATCGGGTCCTTATCGACCAACATAACCTGAATTCCAAATTTTCCAAAAGCCCTTGATCCCTCATCCGACTCCTTCTATAGACCGGGCGACTGACGTGGGCCTCCCGCGTCCTATTTCTTTATGGGATGCGAGATACCACTTTGGACATGGATGATTAGCTCAGCGGTAGAGCACTTCGTTGACATCGAAGGGGTCACTGGTTCGATCCCAGTATCGTCCACCATGAATTCACGGGGCACGCGCCCGTAACAGTAACCCAAGGCGCAATCCGCGCGCCGCGACATGAAGGAACGCACCCATGAAGGTACGTAACTCCCTCCGCTCGCTCAAGCAGCGCCATCGCGATTGCCGCGTCGTGCGCCGCAAGGGCCGCGTCTATGTGATCAACAAGACGCAACGCCGGTTCAAGGCCCGCCAGGGCTGAACCTGCTGACCAGAGCTATGAAAAAGCCGCGCCCCTACCGGGCGCGGCTTTTTTCGTATGGCGGATCAAGATCCACCTCACGACCACAGCGCAATTGGCCAGCGACAGACTGGTCAACAGGCGTGGAAAATCATAGGCTGCCCCCGACCTCAGGAATACAGGACCGCCCCCATGACTGCCGTAAAATCCAAATTGCCCCCACTTGCCTTGACCCTGGCCTGCTTTGCTGGACCGGCCTTGGCCCAAAATGGCCTTTGTGGTGGCGTTGGCGACAACGGTCAGTGGATTGGTGGTGCGCAGGCAAGTTCCGATATCAGCACCGTGGACAACTATCAGGAACAGATGGCACTGGTTCTGGGCGGCAATGAATATGTCGCCCTGTTTTCGGTCAGTGAAGGTACGGATGTCCGGATCGAGGCCGCGGGTCGCGGTGCAGGTGACCCGATCATTGATCTGCTGGATGCCGCAGGCGGTGTCATCCTGTCCGACGACGATTCTGGCGGGAACGCGGCTGCGCGGGCCGAAGCATTTCTTGAACCGGGTGATTACTGCATGTCATTGCGCAGCTATGAGGGCGGCCCCATGACCGCGTTCGTACGCGTCGGCCGCACAGAGCATGACCCGCTGACCACAGGCGTGGCCGAGGCCGCTACGGACACGACGACCGGAAACTGTGCGACGGCCGTGCCGATGGGCACGATCGGTGACAGCGTCACCGCCCCGGTCACCGAGACCGCCTATTGGAGCTTTACCATTGACGCCCCGACCCCGATCACCCTGACCGCCGAAGGTGAGGATGCCGACCCGACGGTGACCCTTTACGACGCTGACGAAACATTCATTGACGAGAATGACGACTTCAACGGCTTGAACTCGCAAATTGATGTCAGCGAACCCCTGCAGCCGGGCACCTATTGTGTGGGTCTGGGCGCGCTTGGCGATGATACGTTTCCGATCACGGTCAGCCTGTCCGTCTATGATCCCGAAGCCGCGTTGTTGGGCATGTTTGCCCGCGGCGAGGCTGCCCCGCCACTGGACGGATCCGTTCCGGTCACCGATTTGGGCGCGCTGCAGTCCCGCGCGCGGCAAGATGTGCAAGCCAGCGAAAATGTTACCTGGTTCAGTACCGATATCGAAGAACCCGGTCTGATCGTGGTCGAGGCCATCGGATCCACAGGCGTTGATCCCTGGCTGGTCATTTTCGACGATCTGGGCCGCCAACTGGGCCAGAATGACGATAGCGGTGACAGCCTGGACAGCATGATCGCCACCAAGGTCGAGCGCGGCACCTACCTGATCGGCGTCAAGCAATATGATGCGGGCCAGGGCCTGATCCGGCTGGTCATGGAAAGATACGTCCGGGCGCAATAGCACCAAAGCCAGCGGCGGCGCATGAGGGGTCATGCTGCCGCGTGGTCGCGGCCACAATCGTTTCAGGCACCGACACGCCCCAATTGGCGGAAATTCACCCGATCACATCTTGAAAAGACAGCACGCTGCCACATCATCTGCGGGTGAAAATCTGTCGGTTTCGCTTGAGGTCGGCCCGAAATTGCAACACACAGGGGCATCTATCAGGCCCATAGATCAGGAGTTCGCGTGTCCCTCTTCCTTATCGTTGCCTTGCCTTTCCTGGGCGCATTGCTGCCTGGTCTGATGATTTCGGCAGGCAGACAGGCCTGCGCCGGCGTGACATTCATGGTGACACTGGCAGCCCTTGTCGGCCTTTTAAGCCACGCGCCTGCGGTTTGGGCCGGCGAGGTCGTGATGGTCGGGGCAGAGTGGCTTCCCGCACTTGGCCTGAACATGAACCTGATGCTTGACGGGCTTGGTTTTTTCTTTGCCAGCCTTATCCTCGGGATCGGCCTGCTGATCATCACTTACGCCCGGTTCTACCTGTCCCGCGAGGACAATATGGGCGAGTTTTTCACCTATCTTCTGCTGTTTCAGGGCGCGATGGTTGGGATCGTCCTGTCCGACAACATCCTGCTTTTGCTGATCTTCTGGGAGCTGACCTCGCTGTCCTCATTCCTGTTGATCGGATATTGGAAGCATTTGCCCGAAGGTCGCCAGGGTGCCCGCATGGCGCTGACCGTCACCGGGATGGGTGGGCTTGCGATGATCGGTGGCATGCTGATCCTTGGCAATATCGCCGGCAGTTATGACCTCAGCGTTATTCTGCAGAACAGGGACCTGATTCAGGACAGCCCGCTTTACCTGCCGGCGCTGATCCTGATCCTTTTGGGCTGTTTTACCAAGTCCGCGCAATTTCCGTTTCATTTCTGGTTGCCGCATGCAATGGCCGCGCCGACCCCTGTTTCGGCCTATCTGCACTCTGCCACGATGGTGAAGGCAGGGATTTTCCTGATGGCGCGGATGTGGCCCGCTCTGTCCGGGACGCAGGAATGGTTCGTGATCGTCACAAGCGCCGGGCTGATCACGATGGTTCTGGGGGCGGTGATTGCGCTCTTCAAACATGACCTGAAGGCGCTGTTGGCGTTTTCGACGGTGAGTCATCTTGGCCTGATCACGATGCTTCTGGGGACCGGCACACCCTATGGGGCCATGGCCGCGGTCTTTCACATCCTCAACCATGCAACATTCAAGGCGGCCCTGTTTATGTCAGCCGGGATCATTGATCACGAGACACATACAAGGGACATCCGCAGGCTGGGCGGGTTGCGGCACCTGATGCCGGTCACCTTCGTGATCGCCACCCTTGCTGCATTGTCGATGGCGGGCATTCCGTTTCTGAACGGGTTCCTGTCCAAGGAAATGATGCTGGAGGAGGCGACGCATACAGTCCTGTTCAACAATGCCTGGCTGGTGCCTGCGCTTGCGACTATCGGTTCGCTATTCTCTGCGGCCTACTGCTTTCGGCTGATCGGGCATGTGTTTCTGGGGCCGGTTCGCGATGACTATCCCGCCAAGCCGCATGACCCACCATTTGGCCTTTGGGGCCCGCCCGGACTGCTGGTCGTTCTGGTTGTCCTCATCGGCTGCGCGCCGTTTCTGGCCGAACCGCTGGTGAAACTGGTGTCAGGCGCGGTGATGGGTGTTGCAGCCGAAGTGCCGGACAAACACCTGAAAATCTGGCATGGCTGGGTGCCCGCCCTTTATATGTCGATCGTAGCGGTTGTGGGCGGCTTGATCCTGATGGCGATCTTCCAGGCACTGCTGAAAGCATGGGACGCCGCACCGCGCCCCGAGGCCAAGACAATCTTTGATGCGATCATCGCAGCCGTTGTCGGACTGGCCCGCGCGATCATCCTGCCACTGCATAACGGGGCTTTCAGCCGCTATGCCGCCGTTATGGCGCTAACGGTTGTGGCCATCGGCTATCACGCCTGGACAACGGGCGCCGTTGGCGCGCCAACCCGGGACATGCAGCCTGCGGGCGTCGTGCCAATTGCCGGCTGGCTGATGCTGGTTGCGGCGACGGTCGGGTTGGTCTTCCTGCATCGCAATCGCCTGCTGTCGCTGATCCTGATCGGGATCGTGGGGCTGATGGTGTCTGTCGGCTTTGTCTTCTTCAGCGCACCTGATCTGGCCATGACGCAGATTACAGTTGAGGTGGTAACGATCATTCTGTTGCTGCTTGCGCTGAACTTCCTGCCAAACCGGACACCAATTGAAAGCTCTGTTCTGCGCCGCACCCGCGACGCAGGCGCAGCCATCGTCGGGGGGCTGGCGGCATTGGCGTTGTCGTACCACTACCTGCTGCGCGACGCAGTCACGACCCCGATTTCAGAGTTCCATCTTGCCAATTCCTACAAAGGCGGAGGCGGCACCAATGTGGTGAACGTGATCCTCGTAGATTTCCGGGGCTTTGATACATATGGCGAGATTATCGTGCTGGGGATTGCGGCATTGCTGATCTATGCCCTGACCGAAACCTTGCTGAACGGGCCTGTCCGGGCCCGGCTGCTGAACCGCAAACCGGATCAGCCCCGTGCGGGGGACATGCATCCGATGATGATGGTGGTCCTGACGCGGGTCATGATGCCCGTCGTCATGATGGTTGGCTTTTACATCTTCCTGCGCGGCCATAACGAGCCGGGCGGCGGTTTCATCGCTGGCCTGATCGTGTCAATCGGGGTTGTCATGCAGTATATGGCCAGCGGTTTCAGCTGGGCGTCGGACCGGTTGCGTTATCCCTATCATGGGGTGATCGGGGCCGGGGTACTGGTCGCCGGGCTGACGGGGATCGGGTCATGGTTTGTGGGCAAGCCTTTCCTGACCTCTGATTTCGAATATGTGCGCATCCCGCCCTTTGAGAAATTCGAGCTTGCGACCGCAGCCGCGTTTGACCTTGGCGTCTTCCTTGCGGTTGTGGGGGCGGTGATGCTGTCGCTGGAAAGCTTTTCGCGCCTTGCCCGCCGGGCACATGTGCGTGACCCGGAACATCCGATGGATATTGATCCATCGCGCAACGATGCGGAGGCGGTGTAATGGAACTGCTTGTTGCTTCTGCCATCGGCATCCTGACTGCGGCGGGGATTTATCTGGTGCTGCGCCTGCGCAGTTTCCCGGTGATCATGGGGATTTCGCTGCTGACCTATGCGGTGAACGTCTTTTTGTTCGCATCAGGCCGCCTGACCGTGGGCGCCCCCCCGATCCTCACCGATGCCACGACCTATACAGACCCCCTGCCACAAGCCTTGGTGCTGACCGCCATCGTGATTTCCTTTGGGATGACCGCCGTGGTGGTCATGATCGCGCTAGGGGCCTATCTGGGGTCAGATGATGATCACGTCGATGATCAGGTGCCGGAGGACGCGCCATGACCCATTGGATCATCCTGCCCGTCATCCTGCCCGCCATTCTGGCGCCCTTCATCGTGCTGGCCGCGCGCTATCATATCGGCATCCAGCGGGTTTTGTCGCTGGCGGGGGTGCTGGGCTTGATCTGCGTCGCCGCTGGGCTGGCATGGCAAGCCTCGGACAGCACCGTCACGCTGTATCAGCTGGGTGACTGGGCGGCACCTTTCGGGATCGTCCTTGTGGCCGACCGGCTATCGACAATGATGGTGCTGCTGACGGCTGTGCTTGCGTTTTTTGTGCTGCTCTACGCGGTTGGGTCAGGCTGGGATGACCGGGGGCGGCATTTTCATGCGCTTTACCAGTTCCAGTTGATGGGAATTATGGGGGCGTTCCTGACCGGCGACCTGTTCAACCTGTTTGTGTTTTTCGAAGTTCTGCTTATCGCCTCCTACGGGTTGATGATCCATGCGGGGGGCAATGAAAGGCTGCGGGCGGGCGTGCAATACGTGCTGTTGAACCTGCTTGGCTCGACCCTGTTCCTGTTTGCGCTTGGGGCGATCTACGCGGAAACAGGCACGCTGAATATGGCGGATCTGGCGGCGCGGGTCCAACTGATTGACCCTGATGCGACTGTCGGTATCCGGGTTGCCGCGGTACTGCTGCTGCTGGTCTTTGCGATCAAGGCGGCGGTTGTCCCGCTGCATTTCTGGCTGCCATCCAGCTATGCCGAAGCCCCCGCACCGGTGGCCGCGCTGTTTGCGATCATGACAAAGGTCGGCGCCTACGCGATCATCCGGGTCTATACATTGGTTTTTCACCCCGAACTCGAGGTCACAGATGGCCTGCATGATGTGTGGCTGCTGCCTGCCGCGCTGATCTCGCTGGGGATCGGGGCGGTGGGCATATTGGCGGCGAAAAAGCTTGACCGGCTGGTCGCCTTTGCTGTCATCGGGTCGATGGGCATGGTCATGGTGGCAATATCGCTCTTTACGCCGGTCAGCATCGCTGCTGCGCTCTACTACATGATCCACTCGACACTGGCGGCGGCAGCACTGTTCCTGATCGTCGATCTGACCCGCAGCGGTCGCGACAGCCTGACATTGGAAGAAGCCGCGCCGCCGGTATCCGGTGCGGTCCTGACATCCGCGATGTTCTTTGTCGCGGCCATTGCAATGACCGGTCTGCCACCGCTTTCGGGCTTTGTGGGCAA
This region includes:
- a CDS encoding Na+/H+ antiporter subunit C; translation: MELLVASAIGILTAAGIYLVLRLRSFPVIMGISLLTYAVNVFLFASGRLTVGAPPILTDATTYTDPLPQALVLTAIVISFGMTAVVVMIALGAYLGSDDDHVDDQVPEDAP
- the ykgO gene encoding type B 50S ribosomal protein L36, whose product is MKVRNSLRSLKQRHRDCRVVRRKGRVYVINKTQRRFKARQG
- a CDS encoding monovalent cation/H+ antiporter subunit A, with the translated sequence MSLFLIVALPFLGALLPGLMISAGRQACAGVTFMVTLAALVGLLSHAPAVWAGEVVMVGAEWLPALGLNMNLMLDGLGFFFASLILGIGLLIITYARFYLSREDNMGEFFTYLLLFQGAMVGIVLSDNILLLLIFWELTSLSSFLLIGYWKHLPEGRQGARMALTVTGMGGLAMIGGMLILGNIAGSYDLSVILQNRDLIQDSPLYLPALILILLGCFTKSAQFPFHFWLPHAMAAPTPVSAYLHSATMVKAGIFLMARMWPALSGTQEWFVIVTSAGLITMVLGAVIALFKHDLKALLAFSTVSHLGLITMLLGTGTPYGAMAAVFHILNHATFKAALFMSAGIIDHETHTRDIRRLGGLRHLMPVTFVIATLAALSMAGIPFLNGFLSKEMMLEEATHTVLFNNAWLVPALATIGSLFSAAYCFRLIGHVFLGPVRDDYPAKPHDPPFGLWGPPGLLVVLVVLIGCAPFLAEPLVKLVSGAVMGVAAEVPDKHLKIWHGWVPALYMSIVAVVGGLILMAIFQALLKAWDAAPRPEAKTIFDAIIAAVVGLARAIILPLHNGAFSRYAAVMALTVVAIGYHAWTTGAVGAPTRDMQPAGVVPIAGWLMLVAATVGLVFLHRNRLLSLILIGIVGLMVSVGFVFFSAPDLAMTQITVEVVTIILLLLALNFLPNRTPIESSVLRRTRDAGAAIVGGLAALALSYHYLLRDAVTTPISEFHLANSYKGGGGTNVVNVILVDFRGFDTYGEIIVLGIAALLIYALTETLLNGPVRARLLNRKPDQPRAGDMHPMMMVVLTRVMMPVVMMVGFYIFLRGHNEPGGGFIAGLIVSIGVVMQYMASGFSWASDRLRYPYHGVIGAGVLVAGLTGIGSWFVGKPFLTSDFEYVRIPPFEKFELATAAAFDLGVFLAVVGAVMLSLESFSRLARRAHVRDPEHPMDIDPSRNDAEAV
- a CDS encoding ABC transporter substrate-binding protein, whose translation is MTAVKSKLPPLALTLACFAGPALAQNGLCGGVGDNGQWIGGAQASSDISTVDNYQEQMALVLGGNEYVALFSVSEGTDVRIEAAGRGAGDPIIDLLDAAGGVILSDDDSGGNAAARAEAFLEPGDYCMSLRSYEGGPMTAFVRVGRTEHDPLTTGVAEAATDTTTGNCATAVPMGTIGDSVTAPVTETAYWSFTIDAPTPITLTAEGEDADPTVTLYDADETFIDENDDFNGLNSQIDVSEPLQPGTYCVGLGALGDDTFPITVSLSVYDPEAALLGMFARGEAAPPLDGSVPVTDLGALQSRARQDVQASENVTWFSTDIEEPGLIVVEAIGSTGVDPWLVIFDDLGRQLGQNDDSGDSLDSMIATKVERGTYLIGVKQYDAGQGLIRLVMERYVRAQ